Proteins encoded by one window of Sphingomonas ginkgonis:
- a CDS encoding PhoH family protein, producing the protein MAKRDLAPAANDRARLELEFEQPYLIGPLFGDYDRHLLAIEDRLGVNIAARGSKVQIEGEPDAAARAREVLLGLYNRLDQGHDIDMAAVESVLGMANQGKLDGIISDDVGAAPRVMIRTRKKTIVPRSTVQTHYMEALARDDMIFALGPAGTGKTYLAVAQAVSQLIGGSVDRLILSRPAVEAGERLGFLPGDMKEKVDPYLRPLYDALYDMLPTEQVERRIASGEIEIAPIAFMRGRTLNDAFIILDEAQNTTPQQMKMFLTRFGMRSRMVICGDPNQTDLPRGVESGLADAVGKLEGIPKIEMVRFGAADVVRHPLVGRIVEAYEGPAQ; encoded by the coding sequence ATGGCCAAGCGCGACCTCGCCCCCGCCGCCAACGATCGAGCCCGGCTCGAGCTCGAATTCGAACAACCCTATCTGATCGGCCCCCTGTTCGGCGACTATGACCGGCACCTGCTGGCGATCGAGGACCGGCTCGGCGTGAACATCGCGGCGCGCGGGTCCAAGGTGCAGATCGAGGGCGAGCCGGATGCCGCGGCGCGGGCGCGCGAGGTGCTGCTCGGGCTCTACAACCGACTGGACCAGGGCCATGACATCGACATGGCGGCGGTCGAATCCGTGCTCGGCATGGCCAACCAGGGCAAGCTCGACGGGATCATCAGCGACGACGTTGGCGCCGCGCCGCGGGTGATGATCCGCACGCGCAAGAAGACGATCGTCCCGCGCTCCACGGTGCAGACCCACTACATGGAAGCGCTGGCGCGCGACGACATGATCTTCGCGCTGGGCCCGGCGGGCACCGGCAAGACGTATCTGGCGGTGGCGCAGGCGGTCAGCCAGCTGATCGGCGGGAGCGTCGACCGGCTGATCCTGTCGCGCCCCGCGGTCGAGGCGGGCGAGCGGCTGGGCTTCCTCCCCGGCGACATGAAGGAGAAGGTCGATCCCTATCTCCGCCCCCTGTACGACGCGCTCTACGACATGCTCCCGACCGAGCAGGTCGAGCGGCGGATCGCCAGCGGCGAGATCGAGATCGCGCCGATTGCCTTCATGCGCGGGCGGACGCTCAACGATGCCTTCATCATCCTCGACGAGGCGCAGAACACCACGCCGCAGCAGATGAAGATGTTCCTGACCCGCTTCGGCATGCGCAGTCGGATGGTGATCTGCGGCGACCCCAACCAGACCGACCTTCCGCGCGGGGTCGAGAGCGGGCTGGCCGACGCGGTCGGCAAGCTCGAGGGCATTCCCAAGATCGAGATGGTGCGCTTCGGCGCCGCCGACGTTGTCCGCCATCCACTCGTCGGGCGGATCGTCGAAGCCTATGAGGGGCCGGCGCAATGA
- the ybeY gene encoding rRNA maturation RNase YbeY, with the protein MTLEIALDADEEWDSSTDWARLADAAARSAILESAFPQLAAAARSVEISVRLTSDAEVRVLNAEWRGKDKPTNVLSFPMLEEDELNQAMVAGPELLLGDLVLARGVCESEAADKGVAVATHATHLMVHGTLHLLGYDHGDDDEAEDMEAREVRALARLGIADPYQVND; encoded by the coding sequence ATGACGCTCGAGATCGCCCTCGACGCCGACGAGGAGTGGGACAGTAGCACCGACTGGGCGCGGCTCGCCGACGCGGCGGCCCGCTCGGCCATTCTCGAGAGCGCGTTTCCGCAACTCGCCGCTGCCGCGCGGTCGGTCGAGATCAGCGTCCGGCTGACCAGCGACGCGGAGGTGCGTGTGCTGAACGCCGAGTGGCGCGGCAAGGACAAGCCGACCAACGTCCTGTCCTTCCCGATGCTCGAGGAAGACGAGTTGAACCAGGCAATGGTTGCCGGACCCGAACTGTTGCTCGGCGATCTGGTGCTTGCGCGCGGGGTCTGCGAGAGCGAGGCGGCGGACAAGGGGGTGGCGGTCGCGACCCATGCGACGCACCTGATGGTGCACGGGACGCTCCACTTGCTTGGCTATGATCATGGCGACGACGACGAGGCCGAAGACATGGAGGCGCGCGAGGTGCGCGCCCTCGCCCGGCTCGGGATCGCCGACCCCTACCAGGTGAACGACTGA
- a CDS encoding hemolysin family protein, whose product MASQPDNGSRLWRGMRALIFGDDHETTLRDQIEEAIDEAETQRPVRGDLSPHERQMLRNLLHFGDRTAGEVAVTRGEIVAVPETIGFDALVTALAEAGHSRLPVYGESLDEVTGMVLVKDVFAAMQGPPEGRSVKALVREPLFVPESMGVLDLLARMRAQRVHLAIVVDEFGGTEGLITIEDIVEEIVGEIEDEHDEAGAQLLVALDDGLWEADARVELEELAQAVDPRFEDEEDEVDTLGGLAFLLAGHILEPGEDVCHPSGWRIECVAADRTKMTRLRLHAPGEAPVPA is encoded by the coding sequence ATGGCCAGCCAGCCTGACAACGGCAGCCGATTATGGCGCGGGATGCGTGCCCTGATCTTCGGTGACGATCATGAGACGACGCTGCGCGACCAGATCGAGGAGGCGATCGACGAGGCGGAGACGCAGCGCCCGGTGCGCGGCGACCTCAGCCCGCACGAGCGGCAGATGCTGCGCAACCTGCTGCACTTCGGCGATCGCACCGCTGGCGAGGTGGCGGTCACCCGCGGCGAGATCGTCGCGGTGCCCGAGACGATCGGCTTCGACGCGCTGGTGACCGCGCTCGCCGAGGCGGGCCACAGCCGCCTGCCCGTCTATGGCGAAAGCCTCGACGAGGTGACCGGCATGGTGCTGGTCAAGGACGTGTTCGCCGCGATGCAGGGACCGCCCGAGGGCCGCTCGGTCAAGGCGCTGGTTCGCGAGCCCTTGTTCGTGCCCGAAAGCATGGGGGTGCTCGACCTGCTCGCGCGAATGCGGGCGCAGCGGGTGCACCTGGCGATCGTCGTCGACGAGTTCGGCGGGACCGAGGGGTTGATCACCATCGAGGACATCGTCGAGGAGATCGTCGGCGAGATCGAGGACGAGCATGACGAGGCCGGCGCGCAGCTGCTGGTCGCGCTCGACGACGGTCTGTGGGAGGCCGACGCCCGGGTCGAGCTGGAGGAGCTGGCGCAGGCGGTCGACCCGCGTTTCGAGGATGAGGAGGACGAGGTCGACACGCTGGGTGGCCTCGCCTTCCTGCTCGCCGGGCACATTCTCGAGCCGGGCGAGGACGTCTGCCATCCGAGCGGCTGGCGGATCGAGTGCGTCGCGGCGGACCGGACCAAGATGACCCGGCTCCGCCTCCATGCGCCCGGCGAGGCGCCGGTCCCCGCCTAG
- a CDS encoding VOC family protein, with the protein MTPPPFHLAFPVDDLAAARRFYGELLGCPEGRSSDRWIDFDLHGHQIVAHLAPEAARARASNPVDGEDVPVPHFGLVLDMASWQALADRLRAANQRFVIEPTVRFAGLPGEQATMFLLDPAGNALEFKAMADPARLFAKN; encoded by the coding sequence ATGACCCCGCCACCCTTCCACCTCGCCTTCCCCGTCGACGACCTCGCCGCCGCGCGCCGCTTCTACGGGGAGCTGCTCGGCTGTCCGGAGGGACGCAGTTCGGACCGGTGGATCGACTTTGATCTCCACGGCCACCAGATCGTCGCCCATCTCGCGCCGGAGGCCGCGCGCGCCCGCGCCTCCAATCCGGTCGACGGCGAGGACGTCCCCGTGCCGCACTTCGGGCTGGTGCTCGACATGGCCAGCTGGCAGGCGCTCGCTGACCGGCTGCGCGCCGCCAACCAGCGCTTCGTCATCGAGCCGACCGTCCGCTTCGCCGGGCTGCCGGGCGAGCAGGCGACCATGTTCCTGCTCGATCCCGCGGGCAATGCGCTCGAGTTCAAGGCGATGGCCGACCCCGCCCGGCTGTTCGCGAAGAACTAG
- a CDS encoding GIY-YIG nuclease family protein: MSGWVYIMANRYRGTLYIGVTADLEARIHAHRSGRGSAFCRRYRCSRLVHAEEFPTIDEAIGAEKAMKKWRRAWKIEAIERNNPDWRDLWDLMQV, encoded by the coding sequence CTGTCGGGCTGGGTCTACATCATGGCCAATCGCTACCGCGGCACCCTCTACATCGGCGTCACCGCCGACCTCGAAGCCAGGATCCACGCCCATCGCAGCGGCCGAGGCTCGGCCTTCTGCCGCCGCTACCGCTGCAGCCGCCTCGTCCATGCCGAGGAGTTCCCCACCATCGACGAGGCGATCGGGGCGGAGAAGGCGATGAAGAAGTGGCGGCGCGCGTGGAAGATCGAGGCGATCGAGCGCAACAACCCGGACTGGCGCGACCTGTGGGACCTCATGCAGGTGTAA